The Streptomyces europaeiscabiei genome window below encodes:
- a CDS encoding ABC transporter permease subunit, translated as MGKPTDPSVGRALGSTSAPSPVGRAARHARKWVGPAGPTRLVCLLAVLTVVGLLPWLSGRDPALTVLRARSAEQEATPEALAAIREDLGLGAGPLSLLGNWAAGLVRGDLGTSWVSGTDVLPSVVSGLQVSLGLMGAAFAVAVLLACALVAPVLVRGRGSAGAFAAMLAAVPEFLLATVALLVCGVWLGLLPTAGWAGPEYLVLPAIALGVPAGGLLGRLVADALPAVLDERWVELWRGAGVSRARVSAAALRRVLPPLVPQFGMAAVGLTGGAVAVETVFAVPGIGRTALGAAKSQDLPLLQGSVLALLALGLVAGALAALARRRLLGPALRDAGLTLPPARPVRAHPAIPLVLAAVLLVTVGWGLLRDPYAVDTTARLLPPTWAHPLGTDGLGRDVLARLGHGAASTVGTAAAVCVLSLLVSLALGFLPGVAAGAADIANALPPVIVGILVAAAAGPGTGGAALAVALISWPALSAHAAALVQEVRASTFLTAQRAIGAGPLWILTRHVLPSVAAPVARHAVLRLPGIALALASLGFLGLGAQPPAPEWGLLLDESRAYVERAPWAALAPAVALALLAGLAVSGAAYAETRTGRRTKKPSRARTAKGEESVDVAAEVRRTAGV; from the coding sequence ATGGGGAAGCCGACCGACCCCTCCGTCGGACGTGCCCTGGGGAGTACGTCCGCCCCGTCACCCGTGGGACGTGCCGCGAGGCACGCCCGGAAGTGGGTCGGTCCCGCCGGGCCGACCCGCCTCGTCTGTCTCCTCGCCGTCCTGACCGTCGTCGGGCTGCTGCCGTGGCTGTCCGGCCGTGACCCCGCGCTGACCGTGCTGCGCGCCCGGTCGGCCGAGCAGGAGGCGACGCCCGAGGCGCTGGCCGCGATCCGTGAGGATCTCGGCCTGGGCGCGGGCCCCCTCTCCCTGCTGGGGAACTGGGCCGCCGGGCTGGTGCGCGGCGACCTCGGCACCTCGTGGGTGTCGGGCACGGACGTGCTCCCCTCGGTGGTCTCCGGCCTCCAGGTCTCCCTGGGTCTGATGGGCGCCGCCTTCGCCGTCGCGGTGCTGCTGGCCTGCGCGCTGGTCGCCCCGGTGCTCGTGCGGGGCCGGGGGTCGGCCGGCGCGTTCGCCGCGATGCTCGCCGCCGTGCCCGAGTTCCTGCTGGCCACGGTGGCATTGCTGGTGTGCGGGGTGTGGCTGGGCCTGCTGCCGACGGCGGGCTGGGCGGGCCCCGAGTACCTGGTCCTGCCCGCGATCGCCCTCGGTGTCCCGGCCGGCGGTCTGCTGGGCCGCCTGGTCGCGGACGCGCTGCCCGCCGTGCTCGACGAACGCTGGGTGGAGCTGTGGCGCGGCGCGGGCGTGAGCCGGGCCCGTGTCTCGGCGGCCGCGCTGCGCCGCGTACTGCCGCCCCTGGTACCGCAGTTCGGCATGGCCGCGGTCGGCCTGACGGGCGGAGCGGTCGCCGTGGAGACGGTGTTCGCGGTGCCCGGCATCGGCCGTACGGCCCTGGGCGCGGCCAAGTCCCAGGACCTCCCCCTCCTCCAGGGCTCGGTCCTCGCCCTCCTCGCCCTGGGCCTGGTCGCCGGCGCCCTGGCCGCCCTGGCCCGGCGCCGCCTCCTCGGCCCAGCCCTGCGCGACGCGGGCCTCACCCTCCCGCCGGCCCGCCCGGTCCGCGCCCACCCCGCGATACCGCTCGTCCTGGCAGCCGTCCTCCTGGTCACCGTCGGCTGGGGCCTGCTGCGCGACCCGTACGCCGTGGACACCACCGCCCGGCTGCTTCCGCCGACCTGGGCGCACCCGCTCGGCACGGACGGGCTCGGCCGTGACGTGCTGGCCCGCCTCGGCCACGGCGCGGCCTCCACGGTCGGCACCGCGGCGGCGGTCTGCGTACTGAGCCTCCTCGTCTCCCTCGCGCTCGGCTTCCTGCCCGGCGTGGCCGCGGGCGCGGCCGACATCGCCAACGCGCTGCCCCCGGTGATCGTCGGCATCCTCGTCGCCGCGGCGGCCGGCCCGGGCACGGGCGGCGCGGCTCTCGCCGTGGCACTGATCTCCTGGCCGGCCCTCTCCGCGCACGCGGCGGCACTGGTCCAGGAGGTCCGCGCTTCCACCTTCCTGACCGCCCAACGGGCCATCGGTGCCGGGCCGTTGTGGATTCTCACGCGGCACGTCCTCCCGTCCGTCGCCGCCCCCGTCGCCCGCCACGCGGTCCTGCGTCTCCCGGGCATCGCCCTGGCCCTCGCATCCCTGGGCTTCCTGGGCCTCGGCGCCCAACCACCCGCCCCCGAGTGGGGGTTGCTCCTCGACGAGTCCCGCGCGTACGTGGAACGCGCCCCGTGGGCGGCCCTGGCCCCGGCGGTCGCCCTGGCCCTGCTGGCCGGTCTCGCGGTGTCGGGGGCGGCGTACGCGGAGACGCGCACGGGTCGCCGTACGAAGAAACCCAGCCGTGCGCGCACCGCGAAGGGGGAAGAGAGCGTTGACGTCGCAGCCGAAGTCCGACGTACTGCCGGAGTCTGA
- a CDS encoding ABC transporter substrate-binding protein codes for MRLPARFVPLTAVTTAASALLTGCFSSTGADEGGASGEGGRIRVAMMLPPRSGLSPLSDDAFKLSRWSTAETLVKLDAEGDALPALATGWKRSGKKWTFTIRDGVTFHDGTKLTGKAVVNSLTEAATAAPKPRILDGVELTAKADGNTVTVTTAAEDPLVPQRLSSPQLSILAAKAYEGKTVNPVGAGTGPFELTKVNGTASAALDRYDGYWDGRAKAPGIDVTFVPDGTARAASLRSGEADIVEAVPVSQAAVLDQDLITEVPMPRTNTLYLNTRKGVFKDASLRAAAREAVDAKSIVEGVYEGRADVAEGLLGPALPWAAELRSAVKRAKAGDPSGRSITIGTFTDRAELPEVAATLQQQLQKAGFKVKLDVREYANIESDALAGEFDAFILSRATVLDSGDPAAYLYSDFASEGSFNISQLADKTVDAALGKASDTTAGDARRQAVIDAEAAVLTTDAAVPLLHERVIQGDAAGVVDAAHDPRERELVTADTYVR; via the coding sequence GTGCGCCTCCCGGCCCGTTTCGTCCCTCTCACCGCGGTCACCACCGCGGCCTCCGCCCTGCTCACGGGCTGTTTCTCGTCGACGGGCGCCGACGAGGGCGGCGCCTCGGGCGAAGGCGGGCGGATACGGGTGGCGATGATGCTGCCGCCCCGCTCGGGCCTGTCGCCGCTGTCCGACGACGCGTTCAAGCTGTCGCGCTGGTCGACCGCCGAGACCCTGGTGAAGCTGGACGCGGAGGGCGACGCGCTGCCCGCGCTGGCCACCGGGTGGAAGCGGTCCGGCAAGAAGTGGACGTTCACGATCCGGGACGGCGTGACGTTCCACGACGGGACGAAGCTGACGGGCAAGGCCGTCGTCAACTCCCTCACCGAGGCGGCGACCGCCGCTCCCAAGCCCCGCATTCTCGACGGCGTGGAGCTGACCGCGAAGGCCGACGGCAACACCGTCACCGTCACCACGGCCGCCGAGGACCCTCTGGTCCCGCAGCGCCTCAGTTCGCCGCAGCTCTCGATCCTCGCGGCGAAGGCGTACGAGGGGAAGACGGTGAACCCGGTCGGCGCCGGCACCGGCCCCTTCGAGCTGACCAAGGTGAACGGCACGGCCTCCGCCGCCCTCGACCGCTACGACGGCTACTGGGACGGCAGGGCCAAGGCGCCCGGCATCGATGTGACGTTCGTGCCGGACGGCACCGCCCGCGCGGCCTCCCTGCGCAGCGGCGAGGCCGACATCGTCGAGGCGGTTCCGGTGTCGCAGGCAGCCGTGCTCGACCAGGACCTGATCACCGAGGTCCCGATGCCCCGCACCAACACCCTCTACCTGAACACCCGCAAGGGCGTCTTCAAGGACGCCTCGCTGCGCGCCGCCGCCCGCGAGGCCGTCGACGCGAAGTCGATCGTCGAGGGGGTGTACGAGGGACGGGCGGATGTCGCCGAGGGGCTGCTCGGGCCCGCGCTCCCCTGGGCCGCCGAGCTGCGGTCGGCCGTGAAGCGCGCGAAGGCGGGTGACCCCTCCGGCAGGTCGATCACCATCGGCACCTTCACCGACCGTGCGGAGCTGCCCGAGGTCGCGGCCACGCTGCAGCAGCAGCTGCAGAAGGCCGGGTTCAAGGTGAAGCTCGACGTGCGCGAGTACGCGAACATCGAGTCCGACGCGCTGGCGGGCGAGTTCGACGCGTTCATCCTCTCCCGGGCGACGGTCCTCGACTCCGGCGACCCGGCCGCGTACCTCTACAGCGACTTCGCCTCCGAAGGCTCCTTCAACATCTCCCAGCTCGCCGACAAGACCGTCGACGCGGCCCTCGGCAAGGCCTCCGACACCACCGCCGGTGACGCCCGCCGCCAGGCCGTCATCGACGCCGAGGCCGCCGTCCTCACCACCGACGCGGCCGTGCCGCTGCTGCACGAGCGGGTCATCCAGGGCGACGCGGCCGGAGTCGTGGACGCCGCGCACGACCCGCGCGAGCGGGAGCTGGTCACCGCGGACACCTACGTCAGGTGA
- a CDS encoding PucR family transcriptional regulator codes for MRENARVTPETTSFHHVGDYQELVDEISELLGAPATLENRDFELIAFGAYDSEGDLDPSDLDPVRTRSILTRRSTAVVREWFEGFGITRATAPVRIPPTPAAGVLRGRICLPVRHRGVALGYVWLLDGEPGPTDAQLSAAMAVAARIGALLADEAQAGADLTRELRAVLTAERDWERDMAVAELRAALGPRGDGVHTLVCVAPWPSADPDDAPSFRTVPGATALCTVPWGAAGQGLALLVRLRSADVATPALTAAARLLERAGAHAAAGVSGARSGLAELGTDWREASAAARAALADPRLGPVAEWRSIGPYRLLTALPPDTPRDPCVRLLLTPAHRDLAHTAEVFLDHAGQAGRAAAELGIHRQTLYYRLSRVEQLTGLHLSDGEDRLLLHMALKGARL; via the coding sequence ATGCGGGAGAATGCCCGGGTGACACCGGAAACCACATCGTTCCACCACGTGGGTGACTACCAGGAGCTCGTCGACGAGATCTCCGAGCTGCTCGGCGCCCCGGCGACGCTGGAGAACCGCGACTTCGAGCTGATCGCCTTCGGCGCGTACGACAGCGAGGGCGACCTCGATCCGTCGGACCTGGACCCGGTCCGCACCCGCTCGATCCTGACCCGCCGCTCGACGGCGGTGGTACGGGAGTGGTTCGAGGGCTTCGGCATCACCCGGGCCACGGCCCCGGTCCGCATCCCCCCGACTCCGGCGGCCGGAGTGCTCCGGGGCCGCATCTGTCTCCCCGTACGCCATCGGGGTGTCGCCCTCGGGTACGTCTGGCTCCTGGACGGCGAACCGGGCCCGACCGACGCCCAGCTGTCCGCGGCCATGGCGGTGGCCGCGCGCATCGGCGCCCTCCTCGCGGACGAGGCCCAGGCCGGCGCCGACCTCACCCGGGAGCTGCGCGCGGTCCTGACCGCCGAGCGCGACTGGGAGCGCGACATGGCGGTGGCGGAGCTGCGCGCGGCCCTCGGCCCGCGCGGCGACGGCGTCCACACCCTGGTGTGTGTGGCCCCCTGGCCGTCCGCGGACCCGGACGACGCCCCGTCCTTCCGTACGGTGCCGGGCGCGACCGCGCTGTGCACGGTGCCGTGGGGTGCCGCGGGCCAGGGCCTGGCCCTGCTGGTGCGGCTCCGCTCGGCGGACGTGGCGACCCCGGCGCTCACGGCCGCCGCCCGGCTCCTGGAGCGCGCGGGCGCGCACGCGGCGGCGGGTGTCTCGGGTGCCCGCTCGGGCCTCGCCGAACTGGGCACCGACTGGCGGGAGGCCTCGGCGGCGGCCCGCGCGGCGCTGGCGGATCCGCGTCTGGGCCCGGTCGCCGAGTGGCGCTCCATCGGCCCGTACCGTCTGCTGACCGCACTGCCTCCCGACACACCCCGGGACCCCTGCGTCCGCCTCCTCCTCACCCCCGCGCACCGCGACCTCGCCCACACCGCCGAGGTGTTCCTCGACCACGCGGGCCAGGCGGGCCGCGCCGCCGCCGAGCTGGGCATCCACCGCCAGACGCTCTACTACCGACTCTCCCGCGTCGAACAGCTCACGGGCCTCCACCTGTCCGACGGCGAGGACCGGCTGCTGCTCCACATGGCGCTCAAGGGGGCGCGGCTCTGA
- a CDS encoding proline dehydrogenase family protein → MLGPVILAASRSDRIRRLISAAPVTKQVVDRFIPGERVDDIVPVVRDLTGKGLEVTMDVVGEDITRPEQAAAARDAYLELIDRLRELDLGERVEMSVKLSLFGQALPGGHELALAGVRPVVEAAAAIGTTVTLDAEDHTTLDSMFAIHDELRRDFPRTGCVIQAYLFRTETDARRLAANGSRVRLVKGAYKEPAEVAFQHKAEIDRAYVRILKILMEGTGYPMIGSHDPRLISITQELAHRAGRKLDEYEFQMLYGIRGDEHLRLAAEGHRMRVYTAYGTDWYGYFMRRLAEKPANLRFFVRSMVSKG, encoded by the coding sequence GTGTTGGGTCCCGTGATTCTCGCCGCGTCGCGCAGCGACCGGATACGACGCCTGATCTCGGCGGCGCCCGTGACCAAGCAGGTCGTCGACCGCTTCATCCCCGGTGAACGGGTCGACGACATCGTCCCGGTCGTCCGGGACCTCACCGGCAAGGGCCTCGAAGTGACGATGGACGTCGTCGGCGAGGACATCACCCGCCCCGAGCAGGCCGCCGCCGCCCGCGACGCCTACCTGGAGCTGATCGACCGACTGAGGGAACTGGACCTCGGTGAACGCGTCGAGATGTCGGTCAAGCTCTCCCTCTTCGGCCAGGCCCTCCCCGGCGGCCACGAGCTGGCCCTCGCGGGCGTCCGCCCGGTCGTCGAGGCCGCCGCCGCGATCGGGACGACGGTCACGCTCGACGCGGAGGACCACACCACCCTCGACTCGATGTTCGCCATCCACGACGAGCTGCGGCGGGACTTCCCGCGGACCGGCTGCGTCATCCAGGCCTATCTCTTCCGCACCGAGACCGACGCCCGCCGCCTCGCCGCGAACGGCAGCCGGGTGCGGCTGGTGAAGGGCGCGTACAAGGAGCCCGCCGAGGTCGCCTTCCAGCACAAGGCCGAGATCGACAGGGCGTACGTACGGATCCTGAAGATCCTCATGGAGGGGACGGGGTACCCGATGATCGGGTCCCACGACCCGCGCCTGATCTCCATCACCCAGGAACTCGCCCACCGGGCCGGGCGCAAGCTCGACGAGTACGAGTTCCAGATGCTGTACGGCATCCGCGGCGACGAGCACCTGCGGCTCGCCGCCGAGGGACACCGCATGCGCGTCTACACCGCGTACGGCACCGACTGGTACGGCTACTTCATGCGCCGCCTCGCGGAGAAGCCGGCGAACCTGCGCTTCTTCGTCCGCTCGATGGTCAGCAAGGGCTGA